One stretch of Tepiditoga spiralis DNA includes these proteins:
- a CDS encoding carboxypeptidase M32 produces MKKIEELKNEFRKISRYGHAIALIGWDLETGAPKKAVEKRAEVLGELSSYAFELSISEKIGKLIEESEKEELNEDDKALIRIVKKEYEKSKKIPPELMREFSIVTSNAQAAWEKARKEKDFNVFKPHLEKVVELTKKMADIIGYKENRYDALLDMYEPGLTVKDLNEIIKTLKDELVPFVSKLLNEGKKPNDSFMKGHFDNKKQENLSYVVLDKMGYDLESGRMDVAVHPFTTTIGPNDVRITTRYREDDFRDSFYSTVHEGGHALYEQGISEKYSDLPIGEAASMAIHESQSRFWENIVGRSLGFWKNFYPEVQKEFEQFKDVSVEDFYKAVNVVEKSLIRVDADEVTYNLHVMLRYEIEEALINDRIKVEDLPKIWNQKTKEYFGIEPKDDVEGVLQDVHWSHGSFGYFPSYMLGNLYSAQLYYKLKEEINFEEKLETGDFKEVLNWLRTNVHQYGSKYEPQDLIEKITGERLNPQYFMKYLKEKYSKIYNI; encoded by the coding sequence GTGAAAAAGATAGAAGAACTAAAAAATGAATTTAGAAAGATTTCTCGGTATGGTCATGCAATAGCTTTAATAGGATGGGATCTTGAAACTGGAGCTCCTAAAAAAGCAGTAGAAAAAAGAGCAGAAGTTTTAGGAGAACTTTCATCTTATGCTTTTGAATTATCTATATCAGAAAAAATTGGAAAATTAATTGAAGAATCTGAAAAAGAAGAATTAAATGAAGATGATAAAGCATTAATTAGAATAGTGAAGAAAGAATATGAAAAATCAAAAAAAATTCCACCAGAACTAATGAGAGAGTTTTCAATAGTAACTTCAAATGCACAAGCTGCATGGGAAAAAGCAAGAAAGGAGAAAGATTTTAATGTATTCAAACCACATCTTGAAAAGGTAGTAGAATTAACTAAAAAGATGGCAGATATAATTGGATACAAAGAAAATAGATACGATGCACTCTTAGATATGTATGAACCAGGGCTCACAGTAAAGGATTTAAATGAAATTATAAAAACTTTAAAAGATGAATTAGTTCCATTTGTATCTAAACTCTTAAATGAAGGTAAAAAGCCTAATGATTCTTTTATGAAAGGTCATTTTGATAATAAAAAACAAGAAAATTTATCATATGTTGTATTAGATAAAATGGGATATGATTTAGAATCAGGAAGAATGGATGTTGCGGTTCATCCTTTTACAACAACAATAGGTCCTAATGATGTTAGAATAACTACAAGATACAGAGAAGATGATTTTAGAGATTCATTTTATTCAACTGTTCATGAAGGAGGTCATGCACTTTATGAACAAGGCATATCAGAAAAATACTCTGATTTACCAATAGGTGAAGCAGCTTCAATGGCAATACATGAATCACAATCAAGATTTTGGGAAAATATTGTTGGAAGAAGTTTAGGTTTTTGGAAAAATTTTTATCCAGAAGTTCAAAAAGAATTTGAACAATTTAAAGATGTTAGCGTAGAAGATTTTTATAAAGCTGTTAATGTAGTTGAAAAATCATTAATAAGAGTAGATGCAGATGAAGTAACATACAATCTTCATGTTATGCTTCGTTATGAAATAGAAGAAGCTTTGATAAATGATAGAATCAAAGTTGAAGATTTACCAAAAATTTGGAATCAAAAAACAAAGGAATATTTTGGTATAGAACCTAAAGATGATGTTGAAGGAGTTCTTCAAGATGTTCATTGGTCTCATGGAAGTTTTGGATACTTCCCATCTTATATGCTTGGTAACTTATATTCTGCTCAGCTTTATTACAAGTTAAAAGAAGAAATAAACTTTGAAGAAAAACTTGAAACAGGAGATTTTAAAGAGGTTTTAAATTGGTTAAGAACAAATGTTCATCAATATGGTAGTAAGTATGAACCACAAGACTTAATAGAAAAAATAACTGGTGAAAGATTAAATCCACAATATTTTATGAAGTATTTAAAAGAAAAATATTCTAAAATATATAATATTTAA
- a CDS encoding CPBP family intramembrane glutamic endopeptidase — MKKFLIILPILYILIIKLLYSFNINSILTYFIKIFTFIFIVYIVKKANLFKTIELNKKLKIKKIYFYLIAPVLGYGFYLFWKYFQEIIVIKNFYTKNELLLRVSSLFLVLKKAPYIGTTTFIMIISLIIFATIEEILMRKMVYGSLRKKSIVFAMILSSLIFTFAHTIDSYGQLTNIFLFGIFLSFFYEISGDIIVSILIHFTYNFSVLYPTIFK, encoded by the coding sequence ATGAAGAAGTTTTTAATAATATTACCTATATTATATATTTTAATAATAAAACTCTTATATTCTTTTAATATAAATTCTATATTAACCTATTTTATAAAAATCTTTACGTTCATTTTTATTGTATATATAGTAAAAAAAGCTAATCTATTTAAAACTATTGAATTAAATAAAAAACTTAAAATAAAAAAAATATATTTTTATTTAATAGCACCTGTTTTAGGATATGGCTTTTATTTGTTTTGGAAATATTTTCAAGAAATAATAGTTATTAAAAATTTTTATACAAAAAATGAACTTCTATTAAGAGTATCATCATTATTTTTAGTTTTAAAAAAAGCACCTTATATTGGAACAACTACATTTATTATGATAATATCTTTGATAATCTTTGCAACAATTGAAGAAATATTAATGAGAAAGATGGTGTATGGAAGTTTAAGAAAAAAATCAATTGTATTTGCAATGATTTTATCTTCTTTAATTTTTACATTTGCACATACAATAGATAGTTATGGACAATTAACAAACATTTTTCTTTTTGGAATTTTTTTATCTTTTTTTTATGAAATATCTGGTGATATCATTGTTTCTATTTTAATACATTTCACTTACAATTTTTCAGTACTTTATCCAACTATTTTTAAATAA
- a CDS encoding CPBP family intramembrane glutamic endopeptidase has translation MNIKAFFKKDYSLFLITLLYLVIMGLSRNLEIIFINNYVFYFFYYMFFVCIYLFRKNIKEKNIFLKPKLNKKYRILTYVFGAFIGFFILKLNNYLQCTFLQNSFFFEQNELMKHFSNFGLTFVHIQVKSNVFSETTLQRVLFLVIIAPIYEELIYRGIIFGFLKKKNIFLAFILSTLLFVSWHNFDTIAVFFNLFLAGFIYSLAYYFSGDLILSMVFHASYNLFCLLPSIMENIIK, from the coding sequence TTGAATATTAAAGCTTTTTTTAAAAAAGATTATTCTTTATTTTTGATAACACTCTTATATCTTGTAATTATGGGATTAAGTAGAAATTTAGAAATTATTTTTATTAATAATTATGTTTTTTATTTTTTTTACTATATGTTTTTTGTTTGTATATACTTGTTTAGAAAAAATATAAAAGAAAAAAATATATTTTTAAAACCAAAACTAAATAAAAAATATAGAATATTAACATATGTATTTGGGGCTTTTATTGGATTTTTTATATTAAAGTTAAATAATTATTTACAATGTACCTTTTTACAAAACTCATTTTTCTTTGAACAAAATGAGTTAATGAAACATTTTAGCAACTTTGGATTGACTTTTGTACACATTCAAGTAAAGTCTAATGTTTTTTCAGAAACTACATTACAAAGAGTACTTTTTTTAGTTATAATAGCACCAATTTATGAGGAATTAATATATAGAGGAATTATATTTGGATTCTTAAAGAAAAAAAATATATTTTTAGCTTTTATTTTATCTACGTTATTATTTGTTTCATGGCATAATTTTGATACAATTGCAGTTTTTTTTAACTTGTTTTTAGCAGGTTTTATTTATAGTCTTGCTTATTATTTTAGTGGCGACTTGATTTTATCTATGGTTTTTCATGCTTCATATAATTTATTTTGTTTATTACCATCTATAATGGAGAATATAATAAAATGA
- a CDS encoding carbon-nitrogen hydrolase family protein, translating to MKKIKTIVSMVQMESIYGNIDKNIKKHEYFIKKAQLNNSDIICFPELSLTGYNSNHDLNLAQTIKGNIIKKMKNLSKKYSMNLLFGFIEKEKKFYYITHVFIDKRQNDFYYRKIQLGENEKKYYTSGDTLKVFEYKTSNNEIIKFGIGICYDMHFPEHTYIYAKNGADLIFSPHASFFNAKRRIEIWNKYLSTRAYDNRVFILACNNLFDNHHKGGGICGWDNEGNLLNSYNLPKDYILNFELNIDKTKNKKDKFLKDKKVLIYKKYF from the coding sequence GTGAAAAAAATAAAAACTATAGTTTCAATGGTTCAAATGGAATCTATTTATGGAAATATTGATAAAAATATAAAAAAACACGAATATTTTATAAAAAAAGCACAATTAAACAATAGTGATATAATATGCTTTCCTGAACTTTCTTTAACTGGATATAATTCTAATCATGATTTAAATTTAGCTCAAACAATTAAAGGTAATATCATAAAAAAAATGAAAAATCTTTCTAAAAAATATTCTATGAATTTATTATTTGGTTTTATAGAAAAAGAAAAAAAATTTTACTATATTACACATGTTTTTATTGATAAACGACAAAATGATTTTTATTACAGAAAAATACAACTTGGTGAAAATGAAAAAAAATATTATACTTCTGGAGATACTTTAAAGGTTTTTGAGTATAAAACTTCAAATAATGAAATAATAAAATTTGGAATAGGAATTTGTTATGATATGCATTTTCCAGAACATACTTATATTTATGCGAAAAATGGTGCTGATTTAATTTTTTCTCCACATGCAAGTTTTTTTAATGCAAAAAGAAGAATTGAAATATGGAATAAATATTTAAGTACAAGAGCTTATGATAATAGAGTTTTTATTTTAGCTTGTAATAATCTTTTTGATAATCATCATAAAGGTGGTGGAATATGTGGTTGGGATAACGAAGGCAATTTATTAAATTCTTATAATTTACCTAAAGATTACATATTAAACTTTGAATTAAATATAGATAAGACAAAAAATAAAAAAGATAAATTTTTAAAGGATAAAAAGGTATTGATTTATAAAAAATATTTTTAG
- the cobO gene encoding cob(I)yrinic acid a,c-diamide adenosyltransferase, with protein sequence MSYVQVYTGNGKGKTTASLGLSLRAVCAGKKVFMGQFIKTVDYSELKAMDFLPNFEIKRFGKSSFIFGKPTQEDIEAAKNGLRELEKKITSGNYDIVIMDEVNVAIHYNLLNVEEVINVLNNRAKNTEVVLTGRYAKNEIIEYADLVSEIKEVKHYYKTGVQARAGIEK encoded by the coding sequence ATGAGTTATGTTCAAGTTTATACTGGAAATGGAAAAGGAAAAACAACTGCTTCACTTGGTTTATCATTGAGAGCTGTTTGTGCTGGTAAAAAAGTATTTATGGGTCAATTTATAAAAACAGTAGATTATTCTGAATTAAAAGCTATGGATTTTTTACCAAACTTTGAAATAAAAAGATTTGGTAAATCAAGTTTTATCTTTGGAAAACCAACTCAAGAAGATATAGAAGCTGCAAAAAATGGTTTAAGAGAATTAGAAAAAAAGATAACTTCTGGAAATTATGATATAGTAATTATGGATGAAGTAAATGTTGCAATTCATTATAATCTTTTAAATGTTGAAGAAGTTATAAATGTTTTAAATAATAGAGCTAAAAATACTGAAGTTGTTTTAACTGGAAGATATGCAAAAAATGAAATAATTGAATACGCTGACTTAGTAAGTGAAATAAAAGAAGTTAAACATTATTATAAAACAGGTGTTCAAGCAAGAGCTGGCATAGAAAAATAA
- the rpsR gene encoding 30S ribosomal protein S18, which produces MAFVRRRRRVRKCKMCSMKIDYIDYKDTNFLSDFVNERGKIVPKRINGNCAKHQRMVRQAIQRARHMALIPFTRDV; this is translated from the coding sequence ATGGCTTTTGTAAGAAGAAGAAGAAGAGTAAGAAAATGTAAAATGTGCTCAATGAAAATTGATTATATTGATTATAAAGATACAAACTTTTTAAGTGACTTTGTTAATGAAAGAGGAAAAATTGTTCCAAAAAGAATAAATGGAAACTGTGCAAAACATCAAAGAATGGTTAGACAAGCTATTCAGAGAGCAAGACATATGGCTCTTATTCCATTTACAAGAGATGTATAA
- a CDS encoding single-stranded DNA-binding protein has product MAIAYNKVVLVGRLTRDPEIRSTVNGSTVANFSLAVNRQGKNDNTDFIRIVAFGKQAEFASNYLSKGQLILVEGSLHINKWTDKNDIRRETAEVWVSQMTFMESKKAHQENNMDIQVEDSYKKSNVKSIDDSNDLPDFDDPFSDLEGDLSSDENPF; this is encoded by the coding sequence ATGGCTATTGCATACAATAAAGTGGTTCTTGTTGGACGTTTAACAAGAGATCCTGAAATACGTTCAACTGTAAATGGATCAACTGTTGCAAACTTCAGTCTAGCCGTTAATAGACAAGGAAAAAATGATAATACTGATTTTATAAGAATTGTAGCTTTTGGTAAACAAGCTGAATTTGCTTCAAATTACCTTTCTAAAGGTCAATTAATACTTGTTGAAGGTTCATTGCATATAAATAAATGGACTGATAAAAATGATATAAGAAGAGAAACAGCTGAAGTTTGGGTATCACAAATGACTTTCATGGAGAGTAAAAAAGCTCATCAAGAAAATAATATGGATATTCAGGTAGAAGATAGTTATAAAAAATCAAATGTTAAAAGTATAGACGATTCGAATGATTTACCTGATTTTGATGATCCATTTAGCGATCTTGAGGGTGATTTATCATCTGATGAAAATCCTTTTTAA
- the rpsF gene encoding 30S ribosomal protein S6 — MAKARYYETMIIVRPDLAEEARNEVVDKVKGWIEEKVGGTIETAERWGMRKLAYRTQKTNFTEGDYAYFIYKGEPEKVNVLDDLFHITAEVFRHQTFRREDLEKKAKKKESNITVEAPVTSEESAE, encoded by the coding sequence ATGGCAAAAGCAAGATATTATGAAACTATGATCATTGTAAGACCTGATCTTGCAGAAGAAGCAAGAAATGAAGTTGTTGACAAGGTTAAAGGTTGGATCGAAGAAAAAGTTGGTGGAACAATAGAAACAGCTGAAAGATGGGGTATGAGAAAATTAGCTTACAGAACACAAAAAACAAACTTTACAGAAGGTGACTATGCATACTTTATTTATAAAGGTGAACCTGAAAAAGTTAATGTTCTTGATGATTTATTCCACATAACAGCTGAAGTTTTCAGACATCAAACTTTTAGAAGAGAAGACTTAGAAAAAAAAGCTAAGAAAAAAGAAAGCAACATAACAGTTGAAGCACCTGTAACATCTGAAGAAAGTGCAGAGTGA
- a CDS encoding potassium channel family protein, translated as MFDEKKQIKKLTISISVILLIFLIGTFGYQLLEGWSFIDSLFFTVITMSTVGYSMPENISTITKFFTVGLIFSGLTVVLYAFSSLTSFIIEGEIFNLMGRRKMMKTINRMKEHTILIGAGKTANFVMLNLLKTNTDFVIIDIKEENIKKLIEEMSAYEVPYIIGDVKEENTLLYAGIMHAKNVILTLPSDVDNLYAALTIKTLNPNVSIVSKVNEPQNVKKLIYAGIDKIVLTSEIAGNRLAYLATKPNVVTFLDKVTRAGEVEYILEEIKVPETSWMLNKTLREIALPKLVDLIIIAINKKDNKYIFNPNANHKIENGDTVVVLGKEHKISDLKKIIKEENYI; from the coding sequence ATGTTTGATGAAAAAAAACAAATAAAAAAATTAACTATATCAATTTCTGTAATTTTATTAATATTTTTAATTGGAACATTTGGATATCAATTATTAGAAGGATGGTCTTTTATTGATTCACTATTTTTTACAGTAATAACAATGAGTACAGTTGGATACTCAATGCCAGAAAATATATCGACTATAACAAAGTTTTTTACTGTTGGATTAATTTTTTCTGGATTAACAGTTGTTTTATATGCGTTTTCTTCTTTAACATCGTTTATAATAGAAGGAGAAATTTTTAATTTAATGGGAAGGAGAAAAATGATGAAAACAATAAATAGAATGAAAGAACATACAATTTTAATAGGAGCTGGAAAAACTGCTAATTTTGTTATGTTAAATCTTTTAAAAACAAATACAGATTTCGTAATTATTGATATAAAAGAAGAGAATATAAAAAAATTAATTGAAGAAATGTCAGCTTATGAAGTTCCTTATATAATTGGTGATGTAAAAGAAGAAAATACTCTTTTATATGCTGGTATCATGCATGCAAAAAATGTTATATTAACACTTCCATCTGATGTTGATAATTTATATGCAGCATTGACTATAAAAACATTAAATCCTAATGTAAGTATAGTTTCAAAGGTAAATGAACCTCAAAATGTAAAAAAATTAATATATGCTGGAATTGATAAAATAGTTTTAACTTCAGAAATAGCAGGAAATAGACTTGCATACTTAGCAACTAAACCAAATGTAGTTACATTTTTAGATAAAGTAACAAGAGCTGGTGAAGTTGAATATATTTTAGAAGAAATAAAAGTACCAGAAACTTCATGGATGCTCAATAAAACATTACGAGAAATTGCACTTCCAAAATTAGTAGATCTAATAATAATTGCAATTAATAAAAAAGATAATAAATATATATTTAATCCAAATGCTAATCACAAAATTGAAAATGGAGACACCGTAGTTGTTTTAGGAAAAGAACATAAAATATCTGATTTAAAAAAAATAATTAAGGAAGAAAACTACATATAA
- a CDS encoding peptidylprolyl isomerase: MDNPIIVIEMEDGSKIKAELYPEIAPITVENFLKLIKEGFYDGLTFHRIIKGFVIQGGCPNGDGTGGPGYSIKGEFESNGVKNDLKHEKGILSMARAQDPNSAGSQFFIMLDSHPHLDGSYAAFGKVIEGMDVVDYIASVKTNYADMPLEPVRIKNITIEKE; the protein is encoded by the coding sequence ATGGATAACCCAATTATTGTTATAGAAATGGAAGATGGTTCTAAAATAAAAGCAGAACTTTATCCAGAAATTGCTCCAATTACTGTTGAAAATTTTTTAAAATTAATAAAAGAAGGTTTTTATGATGGTTTAACCTTTCATAGAATAATAAAAGGCTTTGTAATTCAAGGTGGATGTCCAAATGGTGATGGAACAGGAGGACCCGGATACTCTATAAAAGGCGAATTTGAATCAAATGGTGTTAAAAACGACTTAAAACATGAAAAAGGTATTTTATCTATGGCAAGAGCTCAAGATCCAAACTCTGCTGGTTCTCAATTTTTTATAATGCTTGATTCTCATCCACATTTAGATGGAAGTTATGCTGCTTTTGGTAAAGTAATAGAAGGAATGGATGTTGTAGATTATATAGCTTCTGTAAAAACAAATTATGCAGATATGCCTTTAGAACCTGTAAGGATTAAAAATATCACAATAGAAAAAGAATAA
- a CDS encoding AAA family ATPase: MKKRLPIGRSDFKSLIDDNMYFVDKSMLIKEVIESGDVLLITRPRRFGKTLSQSMMKYFFDITQNNEYLFKDLKIYKEKNIIEKHLNKHPVIYITFKDLKSNNLKKMHALLTMELSRLYLKHKYVLEVLDNEEKIIYDKIMGREALDADYENSIRSLSEYMERYYGKKVIILIDEYDTPIQQAYLHGYYDEIISLIGNLFGMALKDNVYLEKAVLTGITRVSKESIFTGVNNLEVSTVLNELFNDKYGLTKEEVEETLKYYELEYEENEVIDWYNGYNFGGVEIYNPFSIVTLAKNKGKIGPYWMNTSGNYLIRKLIKEGTVNIKDSIEKLLNGENIESKINETMVYGDLYLNSNESIWTLFLFSGYLKWIKETKEGYRRYTLAIPNKEVRMFYEDTVLLMLEEGNIQLDNILINLINGHIEEFKEDFQKMTMNTLSYFDVSGEEPERFYHGLILGMSVGLKEKYIIKSNRETGLGRADVILIPKDKTDKGIIIEFKKFYKNEKILLNSAQNGLKQINEKKYEEEIKSYGINDIIKISIAFDKKEVEIVSNLDKEVELTEIEKVAKNMLKKGLDKNMISELTGLSITEIVNLYK; the protein is encoded by the coding sequence ATGAAAAAAAGGCTTCCAATAGGAAGAAGTGACTTTAAATCATTAATAGATGACAATATGTATTTTGTAGATAAAAGTATGTTAATCAAAGAAGTTATTGAAAGTGGAGACGTTCTATTAATAACAAGACCAAGAAGGTTTGGGAAAACTCTCAGTCAATCCATGATGAAGTACTTTTTTGATATTACTCAAAACAACGAATACCTCTTTAAAGATTTAAAGATATACAAAGAAAAAAATATAATAGAAAAACATTTAAATAAACATCCTGTTATATACATCACCTTTAAAGATTTAAAGTCTAATAACTTAAAAAAGATGCATGCTTTATTAACCATGGAGCTTTCAAGGTTGTATTTAAAGCATAAGTATGTTTTAGAAGTTTTAGATAATGAAGAAAAAATTATATATGATAAAATAATGGGTAGAGAAGCTTTAGATGCTGATTATGAAAATTCTATAAGAAGTTTATCTGAATATATGGAAAGATACTATGGTAAAAAGGTAATAATATTAATAGATGAATACGATACTCCCATTCAACAAGCTTACTTACACGGATACTATGATGAAATAATATCTTTAATTGGTAACTTATTTGGAATGGCATTAAAAGATAATGTATACCTTGAAAAAGCAGTTCTTACTGGTATAACAAGAGTTTCTAAAGAAAGTATCTTTACTGGTGTGAATAACTTAGAAGTTTCTACTGTATTGAATGAACTATTCAATGATAAGTATGGTTTAACTAAAGAAGAAGTTGAAGAAACACTTAAGTATTATGAACTTGAATATGAAGAAAATGAAGTTATAGATTGGTACAATGGTTATAACTTTGGCGGTGTTGAAATTTACAATCCTTTTTCTATAGTAACTCTTGCAAAGAATAAAGGGAAAATAGGTCCATACTGGATGAATACTAGTGGGAATTATTTAATAAGAAAGCTAATAAAAGAAGGAACTGTTAATATAAAAGATAGTATAGAAAAACTTTTGAATGGAGAAAATATTGAAAGTAAAATAAATGAAACTATGGTATACGGTGATTTATACTTAAATTCAAATGAATCAATATGGACATTATTTTTATTTAGTGGTTACTTAAAATGGATTAAAGAAACAAAAGAAGGTTATAGAAGATACACACTTGCTATTCCAAATAAAGAAGTAAGAATGTTTTATGAAGATACAGTATTATTAATGCTTGAAGAAGGAAATATACAATTAGATAACATACTAATAAACTTAATAAATGGACATATAGAAGAATTTAAAGAAGACTTTCAAAAAATGACTATGAATACATTGAGTTATTTTGACGTTAGCGGAGAAGAACCAGAAAGATTTTATCATGGACTGATACTTGGAATGAGTGTTGGTTTAAAAGAAAAGTACATAATAAAGAGTAATAGAGAAACAGGACTTGGAAGAGCAGATGTTATTTTAATACCAAAAGATAAAACAGATAAAGGAATAATTATTGAGTTTAAAAAGTTTTATAAAAATGAAAAAATACTATTAAACAGTGCACAAAATGGACTAAAACAAATAAATGAAAAGAAGTATGAAGAAGAGATAAAAAGTTATGGAATAAATGATATAATAAAAATTTCAATAGCTTTTGATAAAAAAGAGGTTGAAATTGTTAGTAATTTAGATAAAGAGGTTGAATTAACAGAGATAGAAAAAGTAGCAAAGAACATGCTTAAAAAAGGATTAGATAAAAATATGATATCCGAACTTACAGGTCTATCTATAACAGAAATAGTGAATTTATATAAATGA
- a CDS encoding biotin/lipoyl-containing protein, which yields MIKKFNVKVNGKSYEVEVEEVSSQGTVPVQSVPVAAPVQKPAATPASAPTPKPAATPASAPTAGGHEVISPLPGAVVDILVSVGQSVSEGDKLIIIEAMKMENEIPAPVSGVIDKILVKKGDTVEGEQLLITIK from the coding sequence ATGATAAAAAAGTTTAATGTAAAAGTTAATGGAAAATCATATGAAGTTGAAGTTGAAGAAGTTTCAAGTCAAGGAACAGTACCTGTTCAATCAGTACCAGTGGCAGCTCCAGTACAAAAACCAGCAGCAACTCCAGCATCTGCTCCAACACCAAAACCAGCAGCAACTCCAGCATCTGCTCCAACCGCAGGTGGACATGAAGTTATTTCACCACTTCCTGGCGCTGTTGTAGATATTTTAGTTTCAGTAGGTCAATCTGTTAGTGAAGGAGACAAATTAATAATAATAGAAGCAATGAAGATGGAAAATGAAATACCAGCACCAGTATCTGGAGTAATAGATAAAATATTAGTTAAAAAAGGTGATACAGTAGAAGGAGAACAACTTTTAATAACAATAAAATAA
- a CDS encoding OadG family protein, protein MDKVWFITIAGILTVFIILVILMLVVSLLRHFSKTEKKGAKKEINLPSSAPSKVVNKVEINSNDENEEIAAIMGAISAFMGNKNYVVKSIKPAKKSVFSNSRWGTVNPTVTWRTR, encoded by the coding sequence ATGGATAAAGTATGGTTTATTACCATAGCCGGTATTTTAACGGTTTTTATAATATTAGTAATTTTAATGCTCGTAGTATCATTATTGAGACATTTTTCTAAAACAGAAAAAAAAGGAGCTAAAAAAGAAATCAATTTACCTTCATCAGCTCCATCAAAGGTTGTAAACAAAGTAGAAATAAATAGCAATGATGAAAACGAAGAAATTGCAGCAATTATGGGAGCAATTTCGGCATTTATGGGCAATAAAAATTATGTTGTAAAAAGTATAAAACCTGCTAAAAAGTCAGTTTTTTCGAACTCAAGGTGGGGAACAGTAAATCCTACAGTTACGTGGAGAACACGTTAA